In Fructilactobacillus cliffordii, a single genomic region encodes these proteins:
- a CDS encoding Mini-ribonuclease 3, producing MDDAEQNLAFRQLNGIALAYLGDAVYEVFIRRHLIDQGLTRPNQLQHKATRYVSAKAQAGLIALMEEDDLLTDEEWYFYKRGRNAKSYTHAKNTSVITYRVSTGFEALFGFLSLSGQAERLQTLSQWCIEQVEAGRVRYAK from the coding sequence ATGGATGATGCAGAACAAAATTTAGCCTTCCGCCAGTTAAACGGGATTGCGTTAGCATACCTGGGCGACGCCGTGTATGAAGTTTTTATCAGACGACACCTGATTGACCAAGGTTTAACCCGCCCCAACCAATTGCAACACAAAGCGACCCGGTATGTTTCCGCTAAGGCGCAGGCCGGTTTAATTGCTTTAATGGAAGAAGACGACCTGCTCACGGACGAAGAGTGGTATTTTTACAAACGGGGTCGCAATGCGAAGAGTTACACTCATGCCAAAAATACCAGCGTGATTACGTACCGGGTGTCCACCGGTTTTGAAGCCCTCTTTGGTTTCTTGTCTTTGAGTGGGCAAGCTGAACGGCTCCAAACGTTATCCCAGTGGTGCATTGAACAGGTAGAAGCAGGAAGGGTACGGTATGCCAAATAA